In Penaeus vannamei isolate JL-2024 chromosome 14, ASM4276789v1, whole genome shotgun sequence, one DNA window encodes the following:
- the LOC138863974 gene encoding uncharacterized protein gives MAPSSSHQSAFSDLAPSSSSHQSASSDLADRSSHKSAFSDLAPSSSRQSTFFDLAPHSSRHSPSSEIAHGSSHQSAFSDLAASSSYQPAFSDLASTSSHQSAFSDLTANSSHQSAFSYLVANLPTSAYSDLAPSSHQSAFSDLASSSHQSAFSDLAPTSSLQSSLTWHPPLHTSQHSLTWHQVPTNQHFLTSHQVPTGQHSLTCQPAPPTSQHSLTWQPAPPTNQHSLTCQHSLTWQLALPNSQHSLTWQPAPPISRHSLTRQPASSDLVASSSHQSASSDLASSSCHLLASSNLVARFSHQLAFSDLTDNPSNQSAFSDFNSLLTLTCSSHQSAFSDLAPSTSSHQSAFSDLVASSSHQSAFSDLARCSSRQAASSDLAHGSSHHSVFSDLTAGSSYQSASSDLLASSSHQSVFSNLAGSSCHLSASSDLVARCSHQLAFSDVTDNPFNQSAFSDFTNQHPLTWQPVPPLTSQQFLTLQPVLLKEAKYSYDDQYPNLSQTGEIELKERSSSLCVTLQQITT, from the exons ATGGCACCCAGCTCTTCCCACcaatcagcattctctgacctggcacccagttcctcctcccaccagtcagcatcctccgACCTGGCAGACAGATCTTCTCACAAGTCAGCATTTTCTGACCTGGCACCAAGCTCCTCCCGCCAATCAACATTCTTTGACCTGGCACCCCACTCCTCCCGCCACTCACCATCCTCTGAAATTGCACACGGTtcgtcccaccagtcagcattctctgacctggcagccagctctTCTTACCAgccagcattctctgacctggcatccacctcttcacaccagtcagcattctctgacctgacagccaactcctcccaccagtcagcattctcttaTCTGGTAGCCAACCTCCCaaca TCAGCATACTCTGACCTGGCACCAagttcccaccagtcagcattctctgacctggcatcaagttcccaccagtcagcattctctgacctggcacccacctcttcactccagtcttctctgacctggcacccacctcttcacaccagtcagcattctctgacctggcaccaagTTCCCACCAATCAGCATTTTTTGACCTCGCACCAAGTTCCCACcggtcagcattctctgacctgccagccagctcctcccaccagtcagcattctcttacctggcagccagctcctcccaccaatcagcattctctgacctg tcagcattctctgacctggcagctaGCTCTTCCTaacagtcagcattctctgacctggcagccagctcctCCCATCAGTCGGCATTCTCTGACCAGGCAgccagcatcctctgacctggtagccagctcctcccaccagtcagcatcctctgacctggcaaGCAGCTCTTGCCACCTGTTAGCATCCTCTAACCTGGTAGCCAGATTCTCCCACCAGTTAGCATTCTCTGACCTAACAGACAACCCCTccaaccagtcagcattctctgacttcAACAGTCTGCTTACTCTGACCTG ctcttcccaccagtcagcattctctgacctggcacccagcacctcctcccaccagtcagcattctctgacctggtagccagctcctcccaccagtcagcattctctgacctggcacgcTGCTCCTCCCGCCAGgcagcatcctctgaccttgcACACGGCTCTTCCCACCATTCAGTATTCTCTGACCTGACAGCCGGCTCTTCctaccagtcagcatcctctgacctgttagccagctcctcccaccagtcagttTTCTCTAACCTGGCAGGCAGCTCTTGCCACctgtcagcatcctctgacctggtagccagatGCTCCCACCAGTTAGCATTCTCTGACGTAACAGACAACCCCTtcaaccagtcagcattctctgacttcACCaatcagcatcctctgacctggcaaCCAGTTCCGCCTCTAACCAGCCAGCAATTTCTGACCTTGCAGCCAGTTCT ATTGAAAGAGGCCAAATACTCCTACGATGACCAatatccaaatttaagtcagacaggagaaatagaattaaaagaacgatcaagcagtctatGTGTcactctgcagcagataaccacataG
- the LOC138863973 gene encoding uncharacterized protein has protein sequence MSAFTDLAHASSRHSASSDLAHGSSHQSAFSDLAPSSSRHSASFDLAHGYSHQSSFSDLAPISSYQSVFFDLAPTSSHQSPSSDLGPDTQNSLQCCISHRSRYNVTVSDVTGALKKETINSTSRDVNECVSLSSETLNHRQFAIFVDPNTETITEDNKLKRGDKTAKICGFPLAVTSRRLTAGWSINYRSALSWQIRELTYNVDIGCTMYPPLHTSKSSDLVASSSHQSAFSDLVATSSHQSAFSDLAASSSHQSAFCDLAASSFDQSTFSDLAPTSSHQSAFSDLAPTSTHHSHQSAFSDLVASSYHQSVFSDLAPTSSHQSASSDLVANSSHQSAFSDLAPTYSHQSAFSDLTATSSDQSAFSDLASKSFHQSAFSDLVASSSYQSASSDLVASSSNQSAFSDLAPTSFDQSESSDLVASSSHQSVFSDLAPSSSRHSAYSDLAHGSSHQSAFFDPAGSSSYQSAFSELAASSSDQSAFSDHQSASSDLVASSSRQSAFSYLEPSSSHHSAFSDLAASSSHHPAFSDLAASSFHQSAFSYLENTSLHQSASFELVASSSNESAFSDLAARSSH, from the exons ATGTCGGCATTTACTGACCTGGCACACGCCTCCTCCCGCCactcagcatcctctgaccttgcACACGGctcttcccaccagtcagcattctctgacctggcacccagctCCTCCCGCCACTCAGCATCCTTTGACCTTGCACACGGCTATTCCCACCAGTCatcattctctgacctggcacccatcTCTTCCTACCAGTCAGTATTCtttgacctggcacccacctcttcacaccagtcaccaTCCTCTGACCTGGGGCCTGATACTCAAAACAGTTTACAATGTTGTATCTCACATCGGAGCCGTTACAATGTC ACAGtttctgacgtcaccggggcattgaaaaaagaaactataaacagtacgagtcgagacgtcaacgagtgtgttTCGCTATCATCCGAAACTTTGAACCACCGACAGTTCGCCATATTTGTTGAtccgaacacagagacgatcacggaagataataagttaa AGCGAGGTGATAAAACAGCTAAGATCTGTGGCTTTCCATTGGCTGTTACGTCTAGGAGGCTGACTGCAGGTTGGTCAATCAATTACCGATCTGCCCTCTCTTGGCAGATTAGGGAACTAACCTACAATGTGGACATTGGCTGTACAAT GTACCCACCTCTTCACACGTCAAAatcctctgacctggtagccagctcctcccaccagtcagcattctctgacctggtagccacctcttcacaccagtcagccttctctgacctggcagccagctcctcccaccagtccgCATTCTgtgacctggcagccagctcgTTCGACCAGTCAACATTCTCGGACCTGGCACCCACTtcttcccaccagtcagcattctctgatctGGCACCCACTTCTACACACCA ctcacaccagtcagcattctctgacctggtagcTAGCTCCTACCACCAGTCAGTATTCTCTGACCTtgcacccacctcttcacaccagtcagcctcctctgacctggtagccaactcctcccaccagtcagcattctctgacctggcacccacctatTCACACCAGTCAGCCTTCTCTGACCTGACAGCCACCTCCTccgaccagtcagcattctctgacctggcatccAAATCtttccaccagtcagcattctctgacctggtagccagctcctcctaccagtcagcatcctctgacctggtagccagctcctccaaccagtcagcattctctgacctggcacccacctctttcGACCAGTCAGAatcctctgacctggtagccagctcctcccaccagtcagttttctctgacctggcacccagttCCTCGCGCCACTCAGCATACTCTGACCTTGCACACGGCtcgtcccaccagtcagcattctttGACCCGGCAGGCAGCTCTTCCTACCAGTCAGCATTTTCTGAATTGGCAGCAAGCTCCTCCGACCAGTCAGCCTTCTCTGaccaccagtcagcatcctctgacctggtagccagctcctcccgccagtcagcattctcttacCTTGAacccagctcctcccaccattcagcattctctgaccttgcagccagctcctcccaccatccagcattctctgacctggcagccagctccttccaccagtcagcattctcttacCTGGAAAACACCTCTTTACACCAGTCAGCATCCTTTGAACTGGTAGCCAGCTCCTCAAAcgagtcagcattctctgacctggcagccagaTCCTCCCActag